In Procambarus clarkii isolate CNS0578487 chromosome 6, FALCON_Pclarkii_2.0, whole genome shotgun sequence, one DNA window encodes the following:
- the LOC138356093 gene encoding zinc finger protein 737-like translates to MKTHMLVHSSEKPHKCPECGMRLRHLGSIKTHMLVHSGEKLHKCPECGKRFSHLGSMKTHMLVHSGEKPHKCPECGMRLRHLGSIKTHMLVHSGEKPHKCPECGKRFSQVGYMKTHMLVHSGEKPHKCPECGIRLRHLGSIKTHMLVHSGEKPHKCPECGMRLRHLGSIKTHMLVHSGEKPHKCPECGKRFRHLGSMKTHMMMHNDERPFECDDCGRKFRDRGSIIRHMLVHTEERPFECDKCGRLFKSRKGIKAHMLVHLNDKPS, encoded by the coding sequence atgaagactcacatgttagtgcattcgagtgaaaaacctcataagtgtccagagtgtgggatgaGGTTGAGACACCTTGGAAGTataaagactcacatgttagtgcattcgggtgaaaaacttcataagtgtccagagtgtgggaagaggttcagtcatcttggaagtatgaagactcacatgttagtgcattcgggtgaaaaacctcataagtgtccagagtgtgggatgaGGTTGAGACACCTTGGAAGTataaagactcacatgttagtgcattcgggtgaaaaacctcataagtgtccagagtgtgggaagaggttcagtcaggttggatatatgaagactcacatgttagtgcattcgggtgaaaaacctcataagtgtccagagtgtgggataaGGTTGAGACACCTTGGAAGTataaagactcacatgttagtgcattcgggtgaaaaacctcataagtgtccagagtgtgggatgaGGTTGAGACACCTTGGAAGTataaagactcacatgttagtgcattcgggtgaaaaacctcataagtgtccagagtgtgggaagaggttcagacaccttggaagtatgaagactcacatgatgaTGCACAATGATGAAAGACCTTTTGAGTGTGATGATTGTGGCAGAAAGTTTAGAGATCGTGGATCTATAATACGTCACATGTTGGTACATACAGAAGAAAGGCCTTTTGAGTGTGATAAATGTGGCAGATTATTTAAGTCACGTAAAGGTATAAAagcacacatgttagtgcatttgaaTGATAAACCTTCATGA